One part of the Rutidosis leptorrhynchoides isolate AG116_Rl617_1_P2 chromosome 1, CSIRO_AGI_Rlap_v1, whole genome shotgun sequence genome encodes these proteins:
- the LOC139886073 gene encoding transcription factor TCP4-like yields MLAEKMGENFNVYNYHQQLTNNQQQDDKTTPTTNRLKRVGLRNSRRVVGGEIIAVEGGHIVRSTGSKDRHSKVCTAKGPRDRRVRLSAHTAIQFYDVQDRLGYDRPSKAVDWLITKAKSAIDELAELPPWKPTADSSTSILNFEHNPDEDIVDSQMGNNQNLKFMPQSIDNIKSFFPMGGGGDGSSALPPENSISSGMQFHNSFTGNNLNQNQDLKLSLQSFQDPDLQPHQQTEHGNGSNAYYDSSGWPETGGFSGYVPLQTTPFLQPLLYGQTHTTNNQLFNYISRRESLQSNDTPSVRAWVDPPSYSSGVGFDQHQTLNFHNPSSEPGFTSDMGTFSGFNVPARIQGDDEEHDDGLSDKPSSASSDSRH; encoded by the coding sequence ATGTTGGCGGAAAAAATGGGAGAAAACTTTAACGTGTATAACTACCACCAACAGCTAACTAACAACCAGCAGCAAGATGATAAAACAACACCAACAACAAATAGATTGAAGCGAGTTGGATTAAGAAACAGTAGGCGTGTTGTTGGTGGAGAGATTATAGCAGTTGAAGGCGGTCACATTGTACGGTCAACGGGCAGTAAAGATAGGCATAGTAAAGTGTGTACAGCAAAAGGACCAAGAGACCGCCGTGTTCGGTTGTCGGCACATACTGCTATACAATTCTATGATGTTCAAGATCGGTTGGGTTATGACAGACCAAGTAAAGCAGTTGACTGGCTTATTACAAAAGCTAAATCCGCCATTGATGAACTTGCTGAGCTGCCACCATGGAAACCTACTGCTGATTCAAGTACATCAATTTTGAATTTTGAGCACAACCCAGATGAGGATATTGTTGATTCTCAAATGGGTAACAATCAGAATTTGAAATTTATGCCTCAATCTATTGATAATATTAAATCTTTTTTTccgatgggtggtggtggtgatgggtcaTCTGCTCTGCCGCCGGAAAATAGTATTTCTTCGGGTATGCAGTTTCATAACAGCTTTACAGGTAATAATTTGAATCAGAACCAAGATCTGAAGCTTTCGCTTCAATCATTTCAAGATCCGGATCTTCAACCTCACCAACAAACTGAGCATGGTAATGGCAGTAATGCTTATTATGATAGTTCCGGTTGGCCGGAGACTGGTGGTTTTAGCGGATATGTGCCATTACAAACGACGCCGTTTCTGCAGCCATTGTTGTATGGCCAAACACACACAACAAACAATCAGCTGTTTAATTATATTTCTCGGAGGGAATCCCTTCAGTCCAACGACACACCTTCGGTTCGTGCCTGGGTCGACCCACCCTCATATTCTAGTGGGGTGGGTTTTGACCAGCATCAAACCCTGAATTTTCATAACCCATCTTCCGAGCCCGGATTCACTTCGGACATGGGCACATTTTCAGGGTTTAATGTTCCTGCACGAATCCAAGGTGATGATGAGGAACATGATGACGGCTTGTCTGACAAGCCGTCATCTGCTTCCTCAGACTCTCGCCATTGA